In Meleagris gallopavo isolate NT-WF06-2002-E0010 breed Aviagen turkey brand Nicholas breeding stock chromosome 3, Turkey_5.1, whole genome shotgun sequence, one DNA window encodes the following:
- the EIF3E gene encoding eukaryotic translation initiation factor 3 subunit E: MVDFAMDVYKNLYSDEIPHALREKRTTVVAQLKQLQAETEPIVKMFEDPETTRQMQSTRDGRMLFDYLAEKHGFRQEYLDTLYRYAKFQYECGNYSGAAEYLYFFRVLVPATDRNALSSLWGKLASEILMQNWDAAMEDLTRLKETIDNNSVSSPLQSLQQRTWLIHWSLFVFFNHPKGRDNIIDLFLYQPQYLNAIQTMCPHILRYLTTAVITNKDVRKRRQVLKDLVKVIQQESYTYRDPITEFVECLYVNFDFDGAQKKLRECETVLVNDFFLVACLEDFIENARLFIFETFCRIHQCISIGMLADKLNMTPEEAERWIVNLIRNARLDAKLDSKLGHVVMGNNAVSPYQQVIEKTKSLSFRSQMLAMNIEKKLNQSGRSEAPNWATQDSGFY, from the exons ctttgcgTGAGAAGAGAACAACTGTTGTTGCACAGCTGAAACAGCTTCAAGCTGAAACCGAGCCTATTGTCAAGATGTTTGAGGATCCAGAGACAACAAGGCAAATGCAGTCTACTAG ggatggtCGAATGCTGTTTGACTACTTAGCTGAGAAGCATGGT tttagaCAGGAGTACCTAGATACCCTCTACAGGTATGCAAAATTCCAGTATGAATGTGGCAATTACTCTGGAGCTGCAGAATACCTGTACTTCTTCAGGGTTCTG GTTCCAGCAACAGACAGAAATGCTCTGAGTTCACTGTGGGGGAAACTGGCATCTGAAATTCTCATGCAGAATTGGGATGCAGCCATGGAAGACCTCACAAGATTGAAGGAGACGATAGATAATAAT tcagtCAGCTCTCCACTGCAGTCTCTTCAGCAAAGAACATGGCTCATCCATTGGTccttatttgtgttttttaatcatCCTAAAGGGAGAGATAATATCATTGACCTCTTTCTCTATCAACCACA gtatCTCAATGCAATTCAGACAATGTGCCCTCATATCCTTCGGTATCTCACTACTGCAGTCATAACAAATAAAGATGTTCGAAAGCGCAGACAAGTGCTGAAGGACCTAGTCAAGGTTATTCAGCAG GAGTCCTACACGTACAGGGACCCCATCACAGAATTTGTGGAATGCCTATATgttaattttgattttgatgGTGCACAGAAGAAGTTGAGGGAGTGTGAAACA GTGCTTGTGAATGATTTCTTCTTAGTTGCCTGCCTTGAGGACTTCATTGAGAATGCCCGTCTCTTTATATTTGAGACTTTCTGTCGCATCCATCAGTGTATCAGCATTGG TATGTTGGCAGATAAACTAAATATGACTCCTGAGGAAGCAGAAAGATGGATCGTCAATCTAATTCGAAATGCACGATTAGATGCCAAACTGGATTCAAAGCTG GGCCATGTAGTTATGGGCAACAATGCAGTGTCACCTTATCAGCAAGTGATTGAGAAGACCAAAAGCCTGTCTTTTCGTAGTCAAATGTTGGCTATGAACATTGAGAAGAAATTGAATCAGAGTGGTAGATCAGAG gCACCTAACTGGGCTACTCAAGACTCTGGATTCTATTGA